A stretch of Pygocentrus nattereri isolate fPygNat1 chromosome 8, fPygNat1.pri, whole genome shotgun sequence DNA encodes these proteins:
- the LOC108444498 gene encoding major histocompatibility complex class I-related gene protein-like yields MEGIRALLLVLLLPAAVSAGSHSLAMVTTFIEGQTPFPEFSFTLMLDDITVSYFDSETETLFPRGVDRDQGDDGVIDPDHLKTITSFMHADFKRRHLFIKYELNYTESIEVQQRLVVCVLLDNDQPGPFVLKNAIGGTTKDELRFHEHKFTYQNALNITEERLKTHLEVTMWRHENLYYPVCIKTLRGYLEKRMSQVKRRVKPRVRLIQRRRSVSGWDGVTCLATGFYPRHIDLTIFRDGQPVPDHLTTGGDLLPNVDGTYQMRKNLELSEEELKKYSYTCTVAHLSLDNKLDIHLDYDPGEPIVPILSSVVAALVLSCVIVAVVWMIYRRKRRASSLGDYSSTSTSEEKQVPLDDLVEDS; encoded by the exons GTTCTCACTCTTTAGCCATGGTCACAACGTTCATCGAAGGACAGACGCCGTTTCCAGAGTTTAGTTtcacactgatgctggacgacaTCACAGTTTCGTACTTTGATTCTGAGACTGAGACGCTTTTTCCTCGAGGTGTTGATCGAGACCAGGGCGACGATGGTGTGATCGACCCAGATCATCTCAAGACCATAACGTCCTTCATGCATGCTGACTTTAAACGGAGACATCTGTTTATAAAATATGAgttaaattacactgaaa gTATTGAAGTCCAACAGAGGCTGGTGGTGTGTGTACTGTTGGACAATGACCAGCCTGGACCGTTCGTCCTCAAGAATGCAATCGGAGGCACCACAAAAGATGAGCTGCGTTTCCATGAGCACAAATTTACATATCAAAATGCTTTAAATATCACAGAAGAAagactgaaaacacatttggagGTAACTATGTGGCGTCATGAAAACCTGTACTACCCAGTGTGCATTAAAACACTCAGAGGCTACCTGGAAAAGAGAATGAGTCAGGTGAAGAGGAGAG TGAAGCCCAGAGTGAGGCTCATCCAGAGAAGACGCTCCGTGTCTGGGTGGGATGGCGTGACCTGCCTGGCCACTGGTTTCTACCCCCGTCACATCGACCTGACCATCTTCAGAGACGGGCAGCCAGTTCCTGATCACCTGACCACTGGAGGAGACCTGCTGCCCAATGTAGATGGGACCTACCAGATGAGGAAGAACCTGGAGCTCAGTGAAGAGGAGCTGAAGAAGTACAGCTACACTTGTACAGTCGCCCACCTCAGCCTGGACAACAAGCTGGACATCCATCTGG ATTATGATCCAGGGGAGCCCATTGTGCCCATTCTTAGCTCTGTGGTTGCTGCTCTGGTCTTGTCGTGTGTGATTGTGGCCGTTGTCTGGATGATATACAGGAGAAAGCGAAGAG CTTCTTCTCTGGGGGACTATTCATCAACCTCCa CCTCAGAAGAAAAACAGGTTCCACTGGATGATCTAGTTGAGGACTCTTAG